A portion of the Granulosicoccus antarcticus IMCC3135 genome contains these proteins:
- a CDS encoding TAXI family TRAP transporter solute-binding subunit, giving the protein MMFTLNKLAVAAVMAAAVSSASAEELRMGTASLGGAFYPMGQSISNLVNNHAGGDISMVPIVTGGSVQNPRLIGDGEVEIAITNNNLAALAVAGAGPYKSGPIEISAVAALHPSVLHMVVLDDSDIQTFSDLKGKRVAVGPAGGGTLGFMNFLLPLHEMTLDDFTPSFLSYSDGFSQLTDGNVDASLALSGYPAGAVMQAAAGQKLRFISFEADKLQAALDKVSSYIAVEIAADVYNTEAPATVIGVSNMLIVPSSADADVVEKIVASVFDNLDEFRAENANAKQIDPAMSTRLSIPLHEGAARYFNK; this is encoded by the coding sequence ATGATGTTCACACTAAATAAATTAGCGGTAGCCGCTGTCATGGCTGCAGCAGTGTCCTCAGCTTCTGCTGAAGAACTGCGTATGGGTACGGCGAGCCTGGGTGGTGCGTTCTACCCCATGGGCCAGAGCATTTCCAATCTGGTCAACAACCATGCCGGGGGGGATATCAGCATGGTGCCGATTGTCACCGGTGGCTCAGTGCAGAACCCCAGGTTGATTGGTGATGGTGAGGTCGAAATAGCGATCACCAACAACAATCTGGCAGCCCTGGCAGTAGCGGGTGCCGGTCCGTATAAATCCGGACCTATCGAGATCAGTGCCGTTGCTGCATTACACCCCAGCGTCCTGCATATGGTCGTTCTGGATGATTCTGATATTCAGACTTTTTCCGACCTGAAAGGCAAACGTGTGGCTGTCGGCCCTGCAGGTGGTGGCACTCTGGGTTTCATGAATTTCCTACTGCCTCTGCATGAGATGACTCTGGATGATTTCACCCCCAGCTTCCTTTCGTATTCGGACGGTTTTAGCCAACTGACGGACGGCAATGTCGATGCCTCCCTCGCCCTCTCAGGCTATCCAGCAGGTGCGGTCATGCAGGCAGCTGCCGGTCAGAAACTTCGATTCATCAGCTTTGAAGCAGACAAGCTACAAGCGGCCCTGGATAAAGTCAGTTCCTATATCGCCGTTGAAATAGCAGCCGACGTCTACAACACCGAAGCACCAGCGACCGTCATAGGCGTAAGCAACATGCTGATCGTACCAAGCTCTGCTGATGCAGATGTCGTAGAGAAAATTGTGGCATCGGTGTTCGACAATCTGGACGAATTCAGAGCAGAAAAT
- a CDS encoding LysR family transcriptional regulator, protein MLRSNGPSGRYFRRELTGFEWSGYSWNFRGHSYTTPQNHQNAMANYPEIRDLQLLLALSQRKHFTQAAADCGISQPAFSARIRRLEEDLGVPIVRRGNKFLGFTKDGERVIQWASKILADAEGLRQDMAISRGALRGNLVLGVVPTALIYASEISTRLRNTHPGLSIRIVSQTSAQIVRELTEYSVDAGIVYRAYMDNTALRFESIYDEEYVLLVSEEHAPRKRGTASWAEAATLPLCLLSKDMHFRQIVDSAFAQAGVTPEPIMETNAFTAALAQVAIGSAATIAPAKLANSLLLNRHTVVLQLVEPTVSHQIGIAVLDHELSLPAISVLHDTVRDN, encoded by the coding sequence ATGCTTCGTTCTAATGGTCCATCCGGAAGATACTTTCGCCGTGAGCTGACGGGCTTTGAATGGTCCGGATATTCCTGGAATTTTCGTGGACATTCCTACACCACCCCGCAGAATCATCAGAATGCCATGGCAAATTATCCGGAAATTCGTGATCTCCAGTTATTGCTGGCGCTGTCGCAACGCAAGCATTTCACGCAGGCGGCGGCTGATTGCGGTATCTCACAGCCTGCGTTTTCCGCCAGAATTCGTCGTCTGGAGGAAGATCTGGGGGTTCCCATTGTTCGCAGAGGCAACAAGTTTCTGGGTTTCACCAAGGATGGCGAACGTGTTATCCAGTGGGCCAGTAAAATTCTTGCGGACGCAGAAGGTTTACGGCAGGACATGGCGATTTCTCGCGGCGCACTGCGCGGTAACCTGGTTTTGGGCGTTGTCCCGACGGCCCTCATTTATGCCTCTGAGATATCCACCCGTCTGAGAAACACTCACCCCGGGCTGTCCATCAGAATCGTGTCTCAAACTTCAGCGCAAATCGTTCGCGAGCTGACTGAGTACTCCGTCGATGCCGGCATCGTCTACCGGGCTTATATGGACAATACGGCGCTGCGCTTCGAGTCCATCTATGACGAAGAATATGTTCTGCTGGTGTCAGAAGAGCATGCGCCTCGCAAACGTGGCACCGCAAGCTGGGCCGAGGCGGCAACTTTACCCTTGTGTCTGCTTAGCAAAGACATGCACTTTCGGCAAATCGTGGATAGCGCATTCGCGCAGGCGGGAGTCACGCCGGAACCGATAATGGAAACCAACGCATTCACCGCAGCGCTGGCTCAGGTAGCCATTGGCTCTGCAGCGACCATTGCCCCGGCAAAATTGGCTAACAGCCTGCTGTTAAATCGTCATACCGTGGTTCTGCAGCTGGTTGAACCGACCGTGTCTCACCAGATCGGCATCGCCGTTCTGGACCATGAGTTGAGTCTGCCAGCGATCTCGGTACTGCATGATACGGTGCGTGATAACTAA